gggatgtccgtatacgtgtgtacacGATAATGTACGTGTAATCCGATGTCTATCGAAAATAACGCGCCCGCGCGCTACGACGACGATGCCCTCCTGAGCAGGAGGAAGAGCCGCGACGAGGATCCTCGCGCCGTGCACATATTCCCTCGTCGACGAGAGCGACCGACTAACCAAGCAACAAcactgtatataatatataccaCAAGACGAACgagcgatcgcgcgcgcgcgcacactatatatatatatatatatatgcgtgcgcgtttcttttcctctctctctcactcttgcgcgcgcgccgcgcgataTTCGATTCTGCTCTGCGTACAATAATACGGCCCTCTcttgttctctctttctctctctctcactcttggACTGAGTGTTGCGAGGGTATGATGCACGCGCACttggcgaaaaaaaaaccgcaCTCACATGTGTATGTAcaagtgtatgtatatatcaGGCGCACACACGAGAAGAAACGCAGGAGAGCAAAATCTACTGCTgctggcagcagcagcagcagcagcagcagcagcagcagtccggATCAAAACCACAATTTTCGTGACGTCATCGGGCGCGGGCATGCGCACGGGCTTTTCGGTGATTTTCCATCTGAGAAGTGTCGGTGCGCGCGGCGATATATACGATCGCCGTCGGTCTCTCCGCTGCTCTCTGTACGTCTCTCCACCACTGACTCGCTGCGGCTATCCGGTATCTACTGCCCTGGCTGCTACTTGCGCTGTATGCGTATGTATGTACGCGCGCGGGGACACCGACTACTGCTGCGATATgtgctgctctctctctctctctctctctttctcgactcGTTcctcaacttttttttaatcctcttcttcgtcgtcctcctcttcttcgtcttcttcttcttcttctgctgctgctactcgtCGTTGTTGTTGCTTTGCAGGCGGCTACCGCTGCAGCGGAATTTTTTCGCCGATGAGCACGTTTTACTGCCTTCTCTCGCCGGGTGctgctcgttttttttttctctctcgctctctctcctctaCATGCCAAGTGTATACGGCTACCGATCCAGCGGTCgcatatttttttcctcttttgcGAGAAAGAGACGGTTTACGGGCAATGTGCGCGCAACGTGTGTTGACAAGGCGGCACACGGCGCGAGGACTAGAACACTCGTTGCGGGCGCCGCCTCATGCGCGCGAGGAGTAGCGTATGttggtagagagagagagagagagattatgTAGACACTGCActgaaacacacacacacacgcacgcacgcgcaCGTGTACGCACGGTATATAGGTATGGAgtgggtgagagagagagagagaaagagcgaaaatTTCGTTGCGACCAGACGAGATCTCTATATGCTCTCTCGTGTCGCGGCGCGCTCCGAGCTgcgtgtgtgtctctctctctctctctttcgcccgCGATCGCTAATGGTCGGCAAGCCGCGGCAGCAGCGCGCTCTCCTCCTCTCGCATCCATATCCACTCCCACTTGTTAATGTGACGTGCGCTGACGTCATTGATAGTTTACCTTGAGGCATGACATTGAATCGCAGTGCCGCCAATCGAGCCGACGCGAAAGACCCCGTCTAGCTATATTATGCTGTCATAGGTGAATTAAACTTTTCGATTCTGCTGTGGCATTTTCGGTGCTGTTGTTCGAGCTGAGCTTTCCTGCAGACAGACGTTCTTACTTATTActgatgtaaaaaaaaaaaattgagatGCCCAGAGAAAGTAGTTTTTCGCCTGAAATTGAAAGATACACTGCTGTAAACTGGGCGAAAATAGGGATGGATTTTAGATCAGTAGAAACAGGAGCGTATCGTCAGACGCGCCCATGTCGTATAGGCAAAACTCACCCCTGTGTGCCTGGCGTAAGTGGATACGCTCGGGGTCCGGTTAGACCGAGTAACTCGCTCTGCTTAGATATAACTGTGCATGATTGTAAAGAGATTTTATTCTCGATAAGCGAacgaatttttataattagagcttatttttataattttaacgTAGAGGTGCGTtaaataagtttaaaaaagCTGTCGAGTAAAGTTTCAAAATAATGACTAATTTGATAATTACtgctaaaaatattattttactattttactttaataaaatagaaaaataatttaaacattttttcaacgCAGGGTTACCAATTTTTCGAACGATTTGCTGTCAATCTCATCAATTTCAATGCTTGCTCCAAGAAACTTTAATTTCGTAAAGATTCCAACTTTCCAAGTTTGAATATTTGACACTCATAGCTGCCAACCGAATTCAGCCAAACCGCGCCCACttgttttcttattttctcaCAAACGCCTGCGTCCAATAAACACAAACTAACATTGTTTATTTTCCACAAATCCTTGCAAACTCGAACGTTCAGACTTTATCAATCAGAGCAAAATGTGCAACGCCGATCGTTTATCTTGGCGATGTTTTTGAGTCGTCAAGTTAACCATCCTGCGTCTACTTCGGCTTGTCTCTTACTCTGCTATACGCTATGCGACTACGTGTCCCACGGCCCGACGCGCAAACACAACAAAAGACGGCGGAAAACAGACAGCTCGATCTTTCGCCGGCCAGCGCAGACCGAAtcattttgtataattttttttttttttaactaaaatGACGATTTCCCGTGAAATTACTCGTATCTAAAACGTAAGTAAATTTACCATCTAATCCCATGATTTATTATAGTGTCGCTTCTCGAGACAGTTACGTAAATTCAATGTTTGTTGCTGCTGTCAAGGAAAAATGGTTTTGTCGTTGTGATGATTATCTCTGTTTACCGACGAACAGATACTCGAGAACGTTCGATCAAATATGGCTTGTCTTGAGAAGACTCCGACCAAGTTCGACGAATGCTTGGACATCAAGGAAAATGCCAGTGCACCAAATCAGTCTGAATTTGAGGTTCTGCGTTCAGCTACTGTTGATGCACTCATCAACAAGGAGAACACGGAGAGGAAAATTTTGGCTCTGAGGCATATACTCGAGAAGGACTTGAAAGCTGCGGACTTGAAGTGGTCGCTGTTCGTGGCAGCCGTTTACACTTATCGACATGATACTTGCCTCAGGCCATTTCCACCtatgtacataaaaaatgaaacTAAAGATATCGAGTCTTTGGTGAGTTTTAAATAAGTCacaattttttctttgtatGTTTGATTGAACATACTACCAAGTTTATTACTTCCTGCTTTCAGAGAAAGGCTGTTGAGCTTGTGCCGCCATTAccaattattgttcaagaacTAAAAGAGccaaatatttacaaaactaAAGCAAATACTATAGAATTGCTATTTTGGGTTCTAATAAGATTGAAAGATTTACATATCAAAAGTATTAGTAAAGACTGCGTAAGTTAATAAGTTTATTAATTTACAAACTATGATGGAgctgtaataaaaaaatatttacatttttccaGCATGAATCTGTATTAAAAAGGGTAAACTCACAAATGGCTGTTGCAGTCcctaatttaatttttcaaattgcaAGTGCCAAATCATCAGCTTCGGAAGACAGATGGAGAGAGCTTGCCAAAGGACATTCCACGTTCTATGCTTATCATGGAAGTAgattagaaaattttcattcCATTATCCATTATGGACTACAGCAACACATGTGCAAAGTAATAGTTCATACTGTCTATTTCAGAAGTAATATTTTCAAGACTTATTTGCagatttcaaaattttagaagTCGCTATTTGGAAAAGGCATATACCTGTCTAGTGAATTAGGAGTCAGTCTACCATACAGTCCTGTGGGTTATGGATGGGGTGGAAGTATATTAGGAAGCGATTTGAGTTGCATAGCCCTATGTGAAATCATCAATCACCCTGATGTAAAAATAGGTGACACAGGTAATTCGTACatgattatttacaatttttttttttttaataaaaagttttttgcaacaaaaaatataaaattgtattttttactCAAGATGATCGCACGAGAAACATAGCACCAGAGTCTATTGGTGGCAAAGTTCCAAATAAATACTGCTTGGTACTCAACAATGATTTAGTGAGAATAAGATATCTCTTGGTATACAGTCAAGAATTCGGCCGCCTAaggtaatttaaaatttactttcaaGTACCTTTTTTTTACCTAATTTGTAAGCACTCATCTATTTTTTCCTGTTATTACAGGCCTTCACATAATAATGGATTTTTGGGATGGCTAAAACAGCACAAATTGTTAACTTTTATGCTTAGCTACGTAGTGTTACTAGCATCTGTTGGTTTATCCCACAACAGAAACGTTGAGAGATACGTGAGATCATTTATCCAAAAGTTTGGACTGGACTGATATAATGGCTAACTATCCGACTGTGTGAAAATTCAAGTGACTTGTTTGTTACCTGACTTGTTTCAGTACATGTATTCTTACGACTCagttaggaaataaaaataaaattttccaagTTCAAGTTGGTTTATCAAAATATGACGTATGTACAATAAAATATGagatatgtataataaaactgtacagataacaaaataatgttttgaaatatttagtgcctTGCAAGAATAATAGGAAAATTTTCCGTCACGAGGTAGTCGTCTTCAAATACAACAATAAGATTTACTTcaaattctgaaaattacGTTAATTTCTCATGTCAATATTTAGCAAATCATATTCAATTTATGATAAAAAgtaattcatttaaatatcTTACCGACTTTGAAGTTACTAGTACTCAAAGTTGGACATGTAAAGAGCCGTGGAAAAATCATGTATATTGGAATAGCAAGTCCTGAACAAACATTTCCTTCCCcaatttgtatattttgaatttccgTCGCTACaaagataattaatagttGAAATTTAGTTTAAGGGTAGAAAAATCTATCTGGGAAAAATGAGATAAAGTTACCATCTCTTGAATATCCTTCAGCACATCCACATGTCTCTACTCTTACCAATTGCAATTCAATAGATTTGATAACAGCCGAACAATTATCAATTATAACTTCTCCTGTTAATGGATCTGAAAGTTTGCAGTAAAGTGAGTCTAATTTGCCAGATATACGAAATCTAGGAACATTGCTCCGATCTCTATCCCTAGTATTCTGAAGGGATTCTGGCATTATCTCAAAGAAAACAGTCTTATTCGGTTCCTTCTCTTTTTTAACAGGTTTATCCTCTACGATGAATTCAAGTGATTTACTAACATCTTTTGCTAGAAAACTTCTTTTGATATCACAGCGTATCATGTATTGTATATTGACGAAAACTCCATGATAAGTTTCATATAGCGTCTTGGTACCACGAGGTTTCAGAGGCAACTCAAACGGTATTTCTGTTTTACCACTAGGAATTTTTCCCACTGGAGCAACTTCAACTGTATATTGCACTAATTGTATTggctaaaaaaaaataatacatgtATTTGAATGCAAATGAATTTATTGCAAATACAATTGACTGACCTTTACTGAATTGTAGAAGGCTTCAAAAATACCAACAGTTTTTGAACTCAACTGGAGATTGACTGCACCTTCCATCGTTAGGAATATCCCATCGTGCTTTATGTCAGAGTTTGTTtgtaacaaaattaaaccactGACACATTCCTGTAAATTGGTATAAAAGTTATTAAATTTTGCCCAGTTACTTGTTTTTAACAAATTGACAAACCTCATTAGAATGGAATTTGATTATAATACATAAATAGATGTTAACCTTATGGATaaataaacttatttttattaaaaaatgtaaaataactCACTCCCTCTCGATAAATTTTGCTGGCTCGTTTGAGTCTAATGTCGATGTTGATGGACATTCTGTGCGGGTGAGATTCGCTAACCGACTTGCTGTCAAAATAATGTATTGTTTTGGGCGTTCATTTTTGCCATTATCCGTTGTTAGATAAAAGTGAGATGCAATGCCATCAGGCACCAGCAAAAAACTAAATCAGCTCGGTCAAgataaaattatctttatctCAACAGCTGTTCAGATACAATATAGTCACGAAGCTTGGTATAAAGATCGCGCgaacatttaaaataattaagtattTCAAGATTAttgttcgacaataaaatcaatgacaaaaaaaaaaattattcaaatattctttcataatatactataaaagaaataacaaggattttttgaatttgaaaaatatttgaaaaatgtaaattttagtttattattttaaattgaatcGATGAAGTACTTGCTTTTTATCCAAGCTGTTCGCAAGTATCAAGTTTTCGTTAAACTCTGTCCAAGTAATTTACGAGGCCTTGAAACAGACTCGAAAATCCAGCCAGACACTAAGTAGTAAAAATTCTCAGAACCCAAAAGAAGGTCCAACATCGATCAATAGAATTGGTGCATACCCTCATTCCCTGACCTGCCGCTTATATAGCTATTGCAGTGCAGGTATAGTGTGCACAGCCACACAATtgatatatatgtgtgtatatatatatacatataggtatacacaaaGCAGGCGTGCGAGTCCGTTTAAAAGGACACCGAACAACACAGCGGCCGTCAGCGCCACCCGAAACTCCCGAAAGAAATTCAAAAACGGCAGTTAAAAACCCCGAGTTCAGAGGGCGCCAGCTCACGGTCAACTTCGGCTCCGTTCGCGGCATCGCGAGTCTCGCGACCAATCAGCTATCTTGAATCTCCCCCGATTTAGCCCCGAGAGTCTCGTCGTCACGGGGGGCGAACTTCCGGCGGTTTGGCtctgaattttcaaaaacggTCAAACCGTCAGGGAGACAAGACGACGCGAGCTGCTCAGCGGCGCCAGAGGCTTTGTGTTGCAAGAAACCCACTCGACGCAGAGAAGAGAAACGGGACTGCAGGGACGAGGATTTTCCAGCcatctcctctcctctcttctcATTTTCCTGCGAATATTCCAGCGATCCGCATTACGGAGGATTTAATatacggcgacgacgacggctgcgagaaagagagagagagagagagagagagagaggcagagacGAAGCATCGAAAAAAAGGTCGCGCGTCGGAGACACCAGCACCGCTGAGAGGACACGACATTTTTGGAGATATTAGCTTGCCGAGGAGAGACCTGTTGTCAGCACGATGGCGTTGAGAAGCCGAGCGATTAATCTGGTgagtcttttatttttctctgaatTATTGTTGAGAGTTTGTTGTGGTATGCGGCGACCGTTGCGCGCCGACGCATCGGTGGAAGGGGTGAGAGCGAGCGCGACCGTTGGAACTCGCGACCGTTTAAATGCCCCCCTCGGGAATTAAAAACCGCGTCACGCTTACTCGCTTTCggttttttaatgatttattaCGTCATATACATGCTGTTTACACGGTTAATCGAGCGTTCGAACGAAATGACCGTTAACGATCAGGTGACTCCATGGCGGACGTTTGCGAGGGAAAACTAGCTGAAATTTTCCACCCCGCGCAATGGCCGGGGTATTCGCTTCGGCTTCGCTATGGCTTTGCTGTACCGTCTCTTGGTGTAGACTTTTCGGAAAATACTAGGATATTTGTATCTCATCTTCCCTCGACTTGCGCTCGGCTATACCGCGCCGCGCCTGTAAAAGTTCGTTACGTCGGCATACCCTTTGATGCTTGGCCGAACTCATGCTCATGCAAGTGTTATATTTATTGTACCTTGACTGGGATATTTTAATGCGGCCTGAATTTTCCGGCAAAATTAATGTGTTCGGATGTATCGCCGGGTCGGATGAGGCTTTGTACAAGTATTCCGTATTTCGAAATGCGACATCGAAGAGCAACGGTCTTTCCAAGtgtttacgtttttttttttcacgcgacCCCCGAGTCCTCGTGTCTGCTCCAAGTTGTTTCCCACGATTCTATTGTGTATCAAACTATGAATTTGTATAAGTAAGTACGGGGATCGatcgatttattttattttcgtttatttctggatgataaaattttaatccgGTTTCGAAATGTAAATGATAATGGAGTATTGTATCAATTGAACAATGCAACTCGTTTTTTGAACTGCTTCTCTATTGTTACACTCTCTCCCTTTGATCAAAAAATCAATACATAGCAGGAGGGGTCAGCTTATTGAAGCTGATTTTTCCCAGACACTTTTGATATTATTTACAGTCATGTTAGATGTTCAAATTATTGAatcattttattaattcaaaaatCACAAAACAAGGTTTTGAAATAATGCTTTTGCCTTTCAGAATGTTGCTAATCAAGAGAATGTCAAGAATGTCAAGTCTATGGCATTGGCTCCAGGGCAGACAAGGAGAGCTGCTTTGGGCGAAATTGGCAATAAAGTCATTATTCAAAGGACCAATGATTTGACAGGCAAATCTAGTCAAGCAGGAAAGGACAAAGTTTTGCTGAAAAAACCATTGGTAACCAAGCAGCCTCAAGTTAAGGTTGACAGAATCGAGAAGATTGAAAAAGTTGTCCAAAAACCTCATGTGCAAATAGTTAAGCCAGTAGTTAAAACTGATATACATGTTGATAATCGCCCGCTGCCCGAGGCCAAGAAAAATGAGACTGATAATATTAATAAGAAAGACTCTGAGTTGAATGAAGCCAAAAAAGATACGGATTCATTTTCTTCAGATCTGATAACAATCGAAGATATTGACGAAGAGGATAGAAAAAATCCCATTCTTGTTTCTGTATATAGTAACGACATTTACAGGCATCTGAGAAATTTGGAGACCCAGTTTCCTATACTAAAAGGGTACTTGCATGGGCAAGAGGTAACTCCCAAGATGAGATGTGTACTTGTTGATTGGTTAATTGAAGTCCATGAACAGTTTCATCTGATGCAGGAGACACTGTATCTTACCATTGCAATCATTGATCGATTCTTACAGGTATGTGTCCTTTCTTGAATTATGCGATATCTTGGaataaagtagaaaaaaatatattttgtaatactcatcaaacaaataattttctcGACAGGACTTTCGACTGATTACCCGAAAGAGGCTGCAGTTAGTAGGTGTAACAGCTATGTTTATAGCTAGCAAATATGAAGAAATGTACTCCCCAGACATAAGCGATTTTGTGTATATTACGGATAATGCTTACACAAAGGcagaaattttacaaatggAAATGCTCATGATTAAAACACTCGAATTTTCATTTGGACGGCCGCTACCGTTGCATTTCCTCAGGAGATACAGCAAAGCTGGAAAGGTAAActtgaatgaaaaaattactttattattgGAGATATCAAAGAggaatcataatttttcattttgcatttattttcaGGCTCTGCCAGTTCATCACACATTGgcaaaatactttttggaGCAATGCCTGGTTCATTACGAAGTTTGCCATCATCCACCTAGCTTGATTGCAGCGGCTGCTCTCTATCTTTCATTCCTGTAAGttgatatttaatttttcacttttaaatgGTAAAATCCAAACATGTACTCAAGACATTTTACAATTCTGTTCCAGTTTGCTAGGGAATGACTCTCCTCAAGAATCAGAGAGCGATCTCATTTGGACTAAAACTTTGGTACATTACAGTACATACAAGTTAAGGGACGTATTGCCCGTAGTAAAAGAAATTTCCTCAATAATGGTTACAGCGGAAAAGAGCAAGTATCAGGCTGCGCGGAGAAAGTACACGAACCCGAAGCACATGAAGATCAGTCTCCGTCCTGAGTTGAAGTCTCCGACTTTAGCCGCCTTGGCGAATCACAAGgacgaataaattaatttttgtatgatAGTACAATGAAGTGTATAGCTGCAATGCATGAGGATCTAATGAGTGACTTGGTTAGTGCCGTTTTGGAAGCATTACAAAACGAACAAAAGTTAGTAGCAAGTCCCCCCACATTAACACTTGGTGCCAAAATCAGGAAGCAAGCTCTCTTGAActtgctttttattatttcaagtGCGATTTTTAAACTGGATCATATTTCGACAGCCATACAAtgtttttaatcatttttttctattgaattttttataactaTTAATCGAATATTcaatttaatctttttttataaagaatatACATACAAGACTTCAAATTATAACCAATTGGTTAAATTCCAGTATTTAGATGATCCTTATGCGTATGGCTGTTTTGTCGAGAATTTAGGCCAGAATGCATTCTATTATTTGGTGCTTTTAATCACTGCCTTGATGAGAAAATGACTATTGGACGTCACTTTTTTCTATCTTTCAAAATGcttgataaaactttttacgtaataatttaatatttttatccatttttaacataaatttagtaataattttatctaataCAGTCAGAtgttttaatcaaaatataatGGTATTTACGAAGGTTTTTGTATTCAGGcgctattattattttttttacttcgatACAATTTTCCAATGCAGTATATGAATTAGGAagaatattttgataaaaatatttgttatgcGATCACAATGATAATATTACGCGATCACAATGACAATAAtatgttacaattttaaaaGTGCATGTTCatcataaaatattaaaatattggcaaaaaaatttatttgatgTAGCTAGAAGACCGAGTTACTTTTCAACAAAACTTCTTGCGGTAacaatatacaatattttcgcaataaaataaaattgtgatTCGAAAAATCCACCTGACAAAATTTATTCTCATCTCTagtttagtttaaaaaatgctaattttgtatagttataatttttaatatattaaaaagaGTGAACGAACACGTAAAAAGTGTGTGATAAATCGTCTGATCGTCTTGTGTAAAATATCttatgtttgtaaataaaaagcgTAAGCGTTGAAGAAATGTTTTCTCTACGTTTTTTTGATTATGCATAATACGTGAATAAATaggtttttaataatataaacgCCCGGTTGACCATTTACCGTTAAATATTTACGTATAGATTATaagatatatattttatacaataagtataatgttgaaaaaaaaataataattttggcttagaaaattaaaatcttaGTTTCACAGctgcaatatttatttaaaatcttATTTGTCCCTGTATTTGCCAATGGTAGAGGAAAAATCCACGCTTCATGCCTGAGAAAACCTCTACAAGGGATTTTTATAATgatattacaataaaatagAATTACATTTTGATCATTTACAGAAATGTTACTCTATGCACTGTACGCATATAATACTTGCAgaaattttttatgattttgtaTTTGCAAGGTTTTGAAAAAGAGAAcccatttatttaaaaaacctctATCTtactataatttatttaattagcTATAA
The sequence above is a segment of the Nasonia vitripennis strain AsymCx chromosome 3, Nvit_psr_1.1, whole genome shotgun sequence genome. Coding sequences within it:
- the LOC116416820 gene encoding protein mono-ADP-ribosyltransferase PARP16, whose protein sequence is MACLEKTPTKFDECLDIKENASAPNQSEFEVLRSATVDALINKENTERKILALRHILEKDLKAADLKWSLFVAAVYTYRHDTCLRPFPPMYIKNETKDIESLRKAVELVPPLPIIVQELKEPNIYKTKANTIELLFWVLIRLKDLHIKSISKDCHESVLKRVNSQMAVAVPNLIFQIASAKSSASEDRWRELAKGHSTFYAYHGSRLENFHSIIHYGLQQHMCKKSLFGKGIYLSSELGVSLPYSPVGYGWGGSILGSDLSCIALCEIINHPDVKIGDTDDRTRNIAPESIGGKVPNKYCLVLNNDLVRIRYLLVYSQEFGRLRPSHNNGFLGWLKQHKLLTFMLSYVVLLASVGLSHNRNVERYVRSFIQKFGLD
- the LOC100122236 gene encoding vacuolar protein sorting-associated protein 26C, whose amino-acid sequence is MSINIDIRLKRASKIYREGECVSGLILLQTNSDIKHDGIFLTMEGAVNLQLSSKTVGIFEAFYNSVKPIQLVQYTVEVAPVGKIPSGKTEIPFELPLKPRGTKTLYETYHGVFVNIQYMIRCDIKRSFLAKDVSKSLEFIVEDKPVKKEKEPNKTVFFEIMPESLQNTRDRDRSNVPRFRISGKLDSLYCKLSDPLTGEVIIDNCSAVIKSIELQLVRVETCGCAEGYSRDATEIQNIQIGEGNVCSGLAIPIYMIFPRLFTCPTLSTSNFKVEFEVNLIVVFEDDYLVTENFPIILARH
- the cycB gene encoding cyclin B (The RefSeq protein has 1 substitution compared to this genomic sequence) — translated: MALRSRAINLNVANQENVKNVKSMALAPGQTRRAALGEIGNKVIIQRTNDLTGKSSQAGKDKVLLKKPLVTKQPQVKVDRIEKIEKVVQKPHVQIVKPVVKTDIHVDNRPLPEAKKNETDNINKKDSELNEAKKDTDSFSSDLITIEDIDEEDRKNPILVSVYSNDIYRHLRNLETQFPILKGYLHGQEVTPKMRCVLVDWLIEVHEQFHLMQETLYLTIAIIDRFLQDFRLITRKRLQLVGVTAMFIASKYEEMYSPDINDFVYITDNAYTKAEILQMEMLMIKTLEFSFGRPLPLHFLRRYSKAGKALPVHHTLAKYFLEQCLVHYEVCHHPPSLIAAAALYLSFLLLGNDSPQESESDLIWTKTLVHYSTYKLRDVLPVVKEISSIMVTAEKSKYQAARRKYTNPKHMKISLRPELKSPTLAALANHKDE